The Polaribacter tangerinus genome has a segment encoding these proteins:
- a CDS encoding thymidine kinase gives MFLENTVNHTEQFGWIEVICGSMFSGKTEELIRRLKRSQFAKQRVEIFKPALDTRYDDDEVVSHNDTRIRSTPVPASSNIRLLANNVDVVGIDEAQFFDDEIVVVCNDLANRGIRVIVAGLDMDFKGNPFGPMPALMATAEYVTKVHAVCTHTGNLAHYSFRKAQNDKIVMLGEMQEYEPLSRAAYYKAMQQQKEQSTQLKSEKTIKKEL, from the coding sequence ATGTTTCTTGAAAATACAGTAAATCATACAGAACAATTTGGTTGGATAGAAGTAATCTGTGGCTCTATGTTTTCGGGAAAAACAGAAGAATTAATAAGACGATTAAAGCGTTCTCAGTTTGCAAAACAACGAGTAGAAATATTTAAACCTGCCTTAGATACCCGCTATGACGATGATGAAGTTGTTTCTCATAACGACACTAGAATTCGCTCTACACCTGTTCCGGCATCTTCGAATATAAGGCTACTTGCCAATAATGTTGATGTGGTAGGTATTGATGAAGCGCAATTTTTTGATGATGAAATAGTGGTGGTTTGTAATGATCTAGCCAATAGAGGTATTCGTGTAATTGTGGCTGGTTTAGATATGGATTTTAAAGGAAATCCGTTTGGACCAATGCCCGCTTTAATGGCTACTGCAGAATATGTTACCAAAGTACATGCTGTATGTACGCATACAGGTAACTTAGCACACTATAGTTTTAGAAAAGCTCAAAATGACAAGATTGTAATGTTAGGCGAAATGCAAGAATATGAACCCTTAAGCAGAGCTGCATATTACAAAGCCATGCAACAACAAAAGGAACAATCAACACAATTAAAATCAGAAAAAACAATTAAAAAAGAGTTGTAA